A section of the Pochonia chlamydosporia 170 chromosome 2, whole genome shotgun sequence genome encodes:
- a CDS encoding S-adenosyl-L-methionine-dependent methyltransferase (similar to Glarea lozoyensis ATCC 20868 XP_008081986.1): MASASVQRMTALAEQIQEKTKIITDFLTSKGLDAASFDVNGLAEFPISAEDEVPHKARQDLIGLTQELHNISVGPKESLRYLAWDCVNNLSLQAMWEFKVAEAVPLDGMISYEDLTAKVVQLNNVNMSTLNLRRLIRHVITNNVFVEPQRGFVAHNRTSRLLLEDVPLNNWVGFMSNDLWLPVAHVVKAMKKWPGSEEPTETGVNLAYNQDKAWFDFLQQDEVFARRYNRAMEAHGGGEGYSLQSVVDGYPWGELKDGGNVVDMGGNQGYVSFAIAEAFPKLNFVVQDTAGMRAPETIGTVPSELKDRVQLTEHDFFAPQPVVAEAYFFRMIFHGFSDKYAIQILQALIPALRPGARIIVNDGALPEPGTVGYMDERTMRTLDLFMQVTVNAHEREPDDWRELFRRADERYTVKKVWRPEKSRMWFVDAVWMAEG; the protein is encoded by the exons ATGGCTTCCGCATCCGTGCAGCGCATGACAGCGCTTGCCGAGCAGATACAAGAAAAGACTAAAATTATTACCGATTTTCTTACATCCAAGGGTCTTGACGCTGCGTCATTTGACGTGAATGGTCTTGCTGAGTTTCCCATTTCCGCTGAAGACGAGGTGCCGCACAAGGCGAGACAAGACCTCATCGGTTTGACTCAGGAACTGCATAATATTTCTGTCGGTCCAAAAGAGAGTTTACGATATCTGGCATGGGAT TGCGTCAACAACCTTTCGCTGCAAGCAATGTGGGAATTCAAGGTCGCCGAAGCAGTTCCTCTGGACGGCATGATTTCATACGAGGACCTGACAGCAAAAGTGGTGCAGCTCAATAATGTCAACATGTCTACTCTGAACCTTCGTCGGCTTATCCGGCATGTCATTACGAACAACGTCTTTGTAGAGCCACAGAGGGGATTTGTAGCTCACAACCGCAcatctcgcttgttgcttgAGGATGTGCCCTTGAACAACTGGGTGGGCTTCATGTCCAACGACTTGTGGTTGCCGGTTGCCCACGTTGTGAAAGCTATGAAGAAATGGCCGGGCAGTGAGGAACCAACAGAGACAGGCGTCAACTTGGCATACAACCAAGACAAGGCATGGTTTGATTTCCTGCAACAGGACGAAGTATTTGCCAGGCGATATAACCGTGCCATGGAAGCGCATGGCGGCGGGGAAGGCTATTCCCTTCAGTCTGTTGTTGACGGCTATCCATGGGGTGAATTGAAGGATGGAGGGaatgtggtggat ATGGGAGGGAATCAAGGATatgtttcttttgcaatTGCTGAAGCGTTTCCAAAGCTGAATTTCGTCGTTCAAGACACGGCAGGCATGCGTGCTCCCGAAACCATCGGTACCGTTCCGAGTGAATTGAAAGATCGAGTCCAGCTCACAGAACACGACTTTTTCGCGCCGCAGCCCGTCGTCGCAGAGGCATACTTCTTCCGGATGATCTTTCATGGGTTCTCTGACAAGTACGCCATACAGATTCTGCAGGCGCTCATACCAGCTCTACGACCTGGCGCAAGAATCATTGTGAATGACGGGGCCTTGCCGGAACCGGGGACAGTAGGCTACATGGACGAAAGGACCATGCGTACACTCGATCTGTTTATGCAGGTTACGGTGAATGCGCATGAGCGTGAACCAGATGATTGGAGGGAGTTGTTTAGACGGGCGGATGAACGATATACAGTGAAGAAGGTGTGGAGGCCGGAGAAGTCTAGGATGTGGTTTGTCGATGCTGTTTGGATGGCGGAGGGATGA
- a CDS encoding tetratricopeptide (similar to Metarhizium robertsii ARSEF 23 XP_007825710.2) — protein MSPAYVYGHTLRPGLKTERDDLDKFTTLLPSAVVTKRNEPSIVEPLARYRSTGKSKRLLKHIDSNWKLNNTLLDYDFANKPREQGGHYYHMIDFDPLKVVKSFGINEPCKRPDVSCTEKLGGVFRACSVSTLTLSDQKQLVVELIVGEMADIMERIHYNLLDHRLASPNDREALDPTTFPQTFDHIHMSNVPDYIGGHLTTFLACRPLLKEDRASDLRFTNLLNPPEFEDHQTFQSEYLLMYDMERIRQHFLVTRRPGEITQADVPLMLAALRKPFAFENYIKWDKVPRSAMSFQQLQTKSEFEKWVYGHLLKICLPYPRPTLNGQLVYAPLNLSMFIRLIVGMFEVRYPAHWLLRILSCICTGVITTGARPPTSRVSTPADVDTTNPAKEISIRPWVAEFTTLLSIWRRLLPFGVDSLNGALVPLGNVFQYSITFPPFLPRHELIPHFIIVFWNTEVGYTMNPPSSIYSLLCGGKGDNHVSAIDIREEGLVCVTAFQYTTASRTAIFWMRADVMEKIMAGKWRAFIWRTDAWVATTGGVDVSSGVSKGKKWTSLT, from the exons ATGAGTCCGGCGTATGTTTACGGCCATACGCTACGACCTGGTCTCAAGACAGAGAGAGATGATTTGGACAAATTCACAACGCTGTTACCATCTGCGGTAGTCACGAAACGAAACGAGCCCTCCATTGTCGAACCTCTGGCACGATACCGGTCAACaggcaagagcaagaggcTCTTAAAACACATCGACTCCAACTGGAAACTTAACAATACACTCCTTGACTATGACTTTGCGAATAAACCCAGGGAGCAGGGCGGCCATTACTATCACATGATCGACTTTGATCCCTTGAAAGTAGTCAAGTCGTTTGGTATCAATGAACCATGCAAGAGGCCCGACGTTAGCTGCACTGAGAAGCTTGGAGGCGTTTTCCGCGCCTGCAGCGTCTCTACGTTAACACTCAGCGATCAGAAACAACTAGTCGTCGAACTTATCGTAGGAGAGATGGCCGACATCATGGAGCGCATACATTACAATCTACTAGACCACCGGCTGGCGAGCCCTAATGATAGAGAGGCACTCGATCCGACTACGTTTCCTCAGACCTTCGACCATATACATATGAGCAATGTTCC AGACTACATTGGCGGTCATCTAACAACCTTCCTAGCTTGCCGACCGCTCCTCAAGGAAGACAGGGCGTCTGATCTGCGGTTTACCAATCTCCTTAACCCGCCAGAGTTTGAGGATCACCAGACTTTCCAGTCCGAATATCTCCTTATGTACGACATGGAGCGCATCCGCCAGCACTTCCTAGTCACAAGACGCCCAGGCGAGATTACGCAGGCGGACGTGCCCCTGATGCTCGCGGCCCTAAGAAAGCCATTCGCTTTCGAGAACTATATTAAATGGGACAAAGTGCCGAGATCTGCCATGTCctttcaacaactccagACCAAGTCCGAATTCGAGAAATGGGTGTATGGCCATTTGTTGAAGATTTGCCTCCCGTATCCGCGCCCAACTTTAAATGGACAGCTTGTGTACGCACCGCTCAATCTCTCCATGTTCATCCGTCTCATAGTCGGCATGTTTGAGGTTCGATATCCAGCCCATTGGCTTCTCAGAATTTTGTCTTGTATTTGCACTGGGGTCATTACCACCGGTGCCCGACCTCCAACGAGCCGTGTCAGCACACCGGCCGACGTTGATACAACAAATCCGGCCAAGGAAATATCTATACGGCCCTGGGTTGCAGAGTTCACCACGTTGCTTAGCATATGGCGTCGCCTACTCCCCTTCGGAGTTGACTCACTCAACGGAGCCCTGGTCCCGCTGGGTAATGTCTTCCAGTATAGCATTACTTTCCCGCCGTTTCTTCCCAGACATGAGCTCATTCCACACTTTATTATTGTGTTCTGGAATACCGAGGTGGGATATACTATGAACCCCCCGAGTTCCATTTACAGCCTCTTGTGTGGAGGCAAAGGGGACAATCATGTATCGGCCATAGATATTCGAGAGGAAGGACTCGTCTGCGTGACTGCGTTTCAGTACACCACCGCTTCTAGGACGGCTATATTTTGGATGAGGGCTGATGTAATGGAGAAAATAATGGCCGGCAAATGGAGAGCATTTATCTGGCGGACAGATGCATGGGTGGCTACAACAGGCGGCGTAGATGTTTCGAGTGGTGTgtcaaagggcaagaaatGGACAAGCCTCACTTAG
- a CDS encoding WD-repeat protein (similar to Neosartorya fischeri NRRL 181 XP_001259370.1), which yields MVLDVVQTRGLEAFGRKVTTTASHLMAPNAEATAHHYQTAMKQVHKQLARPSVQQSVFALARRTPTEIVRSKLSTTEIQHRAVSFLSDDLLSNIPEDDNSYSLFQGFKASFPEMTDEGKKHRRRVSRGRKLLQEKETAGSAEPVATLSHVQKERAAMMHEFELIEVRKSMASSEIREIDNKIANLQGMRKIILERLAGLEQEEALLEHDIIDVEGRLEVAQALADEAEAIARNTPTKDEVDLVGDADDHDPEFMSQSVYDKLPGSTNSTPKRPKKVHRRKSMPILHEHFAAGSNIRQLRAHKDTVTAIDFDAPFGTMVTAALDDTVKVWDLNAGRCIGLLDGHTASVRTLQVEDNILATGSADATIRLWDLSRSSYDPHGNSYGKDEDEDEDAIAFENPNDQPIEPPEDSMKDCELYTLQAHVDEVTALHFRGDVLVSGSADKTIRHWDLEKGRCVQTLDVMWAAAQASATSSIDNGWRPTGRSSNSSADFVGALQVFESALACGTADGMVRLWDLRSGQVHRSLVGHTGAVTCLQFDDVHLVTGSLDRSVRIWDLRTGAIFDAYAYDNPITSMMFDSRRIVSAAGEDVVKVYDKVEGRQWDCGAGITEADEGKNLAVVEHGSAKLQTVKD from the exons ATGGTGCTCGATGTCGTGCAGACTCGCGGCTTGGAGGCATTTGGCCGCAAAGTCACAACCACAGCCTCCCATCTCATGGCCCCTAATGCAGAGGCTACCGCCCACCACTACCAGACGGCCATGAAGCAGGTTCACAAGCAGCTGGCTCGGCCGTCCGTACAACAGAgcgtctttgccttggccagaAGGACACCGACCGAGATTGTGCGATCCAAACTCTCTACCACCGAGATTCAGCACCGCGCCGTCAGCTTCCTCTCCGACGACTTGCTCTCCAACATTCCCGAAGATGATAACTCCTACTCGCTGTTTCAGGGCTTCAAGGCCAGCTTCCCTGAGATGACGGATGAGGGCAAGAAACACCGCCGACGCGTGTCGAGAGGGAGAAAGTTGCTCCAAGAAAAGGAGACGGCTGGATCCGCCGAACCTGTGGCTACTCTGTCGCATGTGCAAAAAGAGAGGGCTGCCATGATGCACGAGTTTGAGTTGATTGAAGTTCGAAAGAGCATGGCGAGCAGCGAAATTCGCGAAATTGACAACAAAATCGCCAACCTGCAGGGCATGCGCAAGATTATTTTGGAGCGACTAGCGGGCCTAGAGCAGGAAGAGGCATTATTAGAACACGACA TCATCGATGTCGAAGGACGATTAGAAGTAGCCCAAGCGCTGGCGGACGAAGCAGAAGCCATTGCAAGAAACACGCCGACCAAAGATGAAGTCGACCTTGTTGGCGACGCCGACGATCACGATCCCGAATTCATGTCGCAATCTGTATACGATAAACTTCCCGGTTCAACAAACAGCACACCTAAGAGACCAAAAAAGGTACACCGGCGCAAATCCATGCCCATCCTGCACGAGCACTTTGCCGCCGGATCCAACATACGGCAGCTTCGCGCGCACAAGGACACAGTCACAGCCATAGACTTTGATGCGCCATTCGGTACCATGGTTACTGCCGCTCTCGACGACACGGTCAAGGTTTGGGATTTAAATGCAGGACGGTGTATAGGACTCTTGGACGGACACACTGCGTCTGTGAGAACGTTACAGGTTGAAGACAATATCCTCGCCACAGGCTCCGCCGATGCAACTATTCGATTGTGGGATCTGAGTCGGTCAAGTTACGATCCTCATGGAAACAGCTACGGGAaagacgaggacgaagacgaggatgccATTGCATTCGAGAACCCGAATGACCAGCCTATTGAGCCCCCAGAGGATAGCATGAAGGACTGCGAGCTGTACACCCTACAAGcccatgttgatgaggtcACAGCCTTGCATTTCCGAGGCGACGTTCTGGTTTCCGGCTCTGCAGACAAGACGATTCGACACTGGGATCTCGAAAAGGGCCGATGTGTGCAAACACTGGATGTTATGTGGGCAGCGGCTCAAGCATCAGCCACTTCCAGCATCGACAATGGCTGGAGACCGACAGGTCGCTCGTCAAACAGCTCGGCAGACTTTGTGGGAGCTTTGCAAGTCTTTGAGTCGGCATTGGCGTGCGGCACAGCCGATGGTATGGTGCGGCTATGGGACCTCCGAAGTGGTCAAGTTCACCGCAGCCTTGTAGGACACACGGGCGCCGTGACATGTCTTCAATTCGACGACGTGCATCTGGTAACTGGTAGCTTGGATAGAAGTGTGAGA ATATGGGATCTCCGCACGGGCGCCATCTTTGACGCCTACGCTTACGACAACCCCATAACCAGCATGATGTTCGACTCTAGAAGAATAGTGAGCGCGGCAGGAGAAGATGTAGTCAAAGTGTATGATAAAGTAGAGGGTAGACAATGGGACTGCGGCGCGGGCATCACGGAGGCGGATGAGGGGAAGAACCTGGCCGTGGTGGAGCAT GGTAGTGCCAAGCTGCAAACTGTAAAGGACTAG